A DNA window from Motilibacter rhizosphaerae contains the following coding sequences:
- a CDS encoding DUF262 domain-containing protein — protein sequence MIPLWQRHYSWERTQLLELWSDLERVQAEGLPSHFLGSIVLKALPWSGLPSEARRFLVVDGPAESNDAHDPDLRYSRSIGTAGSAKRRGVLA from the coding sequence ATGATTCCGCTCTGGCAGCGGCACTACAGCTGGGAGCGGACTCAGCTGCTGGAACTGTGGTCCGACTTGGAGCGTGTCCAGGCAGAGGGACTGCCCAGTCACTTTTTGGGCAGCATCGTCTTGAAGGCGCTTCCGTGGTCCGGGCTTCCAAGCGAAGCGCGCCGGTTTCTCGTTGTCGACGGGCCAGCAGAGAGTAACGACGCTCACGATCCTGATCTGCGCTATTCGAGATCGATTGGGACAGCTGGATCCGCCAAGCGGCGAGGAGTCCTGGCGTGA
- a CDS encoding LysM peptidoglycan-binding domain-containing protein yields MSTITAERHLVLVAPVARDPRARQRPAAPAGPAARPTRLTRRGRLVVLLVALAVLVVGLAVGAQAVGASSSGGPATQWVAVQPGDTLWSIAERAEPGRDTRDAVATLVRLNGLHDSALAPGQLLAVPASR; encoded by the coding sequence ATGAGCACCATCACCGCCGAGCGGCACCTCGTCCTCGTCGCCCCGGTCGCGCGCGACCCGCGCGCCCGCCAGCGTCCCGCCGCGCCCGCCGGCCCCGCTGCGCGACCGACCCGGCTGACCCGCCGCGGCCGCCTCGTGGTCCTGCTCGTCGCGCTGGCCGTGCTCGTCGTCGGGCTCGCCGTGGGCGCCCAGGCCGTGGGAGCGAGCTCCTCCGGCGGCCCCGCCACGCAGTGGGTCGCGGTGCAGCCGGGCGACACCCTCTGGTCGATCGCCGAGCGCGCGGAGCCCGGCCGGGACACCCGTGACGCGGTCGCGACGCTGGTCCGGCTCAACGGCCTCCACGACTCCGCACTGGCGCCCGGTCAGCTGCTGGCGGTCCCCGCTTCGCGCTAA
- a CDS encoding DUF6318 family protein → MTAVASAAASVSASASASASPSASPSEHAVRTAIGANTPESAEAFARQYMAELEHAYSSGDVTLLRGLSDSKCTVCARYIDSVKKRYGAGGRYVQTDWDVSRVTALGIDGNTGRYVRVWFAGRTALIGEDKSGLRKTIEDPGPGHLTYLFRLHGHSWKLQEQSGRWVAGA, encoded by the coding sequence GTGACGGCGGTGGCGAGCGCGGCTGCGTCGGTGTCGGCTTCTGCGTCGGCGAGTGCGTCACCTTCCGCGTCCCCATCGGAGCATGCGGTACGGACGGCCATCGGCGCGAACACGCCTGAGTCGGCGGAGGCGTTCGCGCGGCAGTACATGGCTGAGCTCGAACACGCCTACTCCTCGGGTGACGTGACTCTGCTGCGCGGCCTCAGCGACTCGAAGTGCACTGTCTGCGCGAGATACATCGATTCCGTGAAGAAGCGCTACGGCGCGGGTGGCCGATATGTACAGACAGACTGGGATGTCAGTCGGGTCACCGCGCTCGGGATTGACGGCAATACGGGCCGCTACGTGCGCGTGTGGTTCGCCGGCCGTACAGCCTTGATTGGCGAGGACAAGAGCGGCCTTCGCAAGACGATCGAGGACCCGGGACCTGGACACCTAACGTACCTGTTTCGACTGCACGGCCACAGTTGGAAGCTTCAGGAACAGTCGGGGCGATGGGTCGCTGGCGCGTGA
- a CDS encoding cold-shock protein, with protein MAQGTVKWFRDDKGYGFIEQEGGPDLFVHFRAIQGTGFKTLAEGQRVEFDVEQGQKGPQAVNVHVL; from the coding sequence ATGGCTCAGGGCACTGTCAAGTGGTTCCGTGACGACAAGGGTTACGGGTTCATCGAGCAGGAGGGTGGTCCCGACCTGTTCGTCCACTTCCGCGCTATCCAGGGCACGGGCTTCAAGACCCTCGCCGAGGGTCAGCGTGTGGAGTTCGACGTCGAGCAGGGCCAGAAGGGTCCGCAGGCGGTCAACGTCCACGTCCTGTAG
- the ligD gene encoding non-homologous end-joining DNA ligase, translated as MSFVAPMLAVAGSLPAAYEDSAFGYEMKWDGVRAIVVTSASGVELWSRNGNEVSGAYPELRGLAGRSLVLDGEIVAFDAAGAISFAALQQRMHVRGASAVRQLMASVPVSLLLFDALSIGGRSLLDLPYSSRRAELESLGLSGPSWDVPPAFSGGGGAAALELSRAQRLEGVLAKRLTSVYEPGRRSADWLKIKHFATQEVVIGGWKPGEGRRSGAIGSLLCGLPVAGGGLRYVGNVGTGFSSAALDSALALLRPLEVAASPFVDEVPSLQRRGAHWVRPELVGEVAYGNWTPDGRLRHPSWRGWRPDKSPGDVVKE; from the coding sequence GTGAGCTTCGTCGCGCCGATGCTGGCTGTCGCTGGTTCTTTGCCTGCGGCTTATGAGGACTCCGCCTTCGGCTACGAGATGAAGTGGGACGGCGTACGCGCCATCGTCGTGACGTCTGCGTCTGGCGTCGAGCTGTGGTCGCGCAACGGCAACGAGGTGTCGGGCGCCTATCCGGAGCTCCGCGGGCTGGCGGGGCGTTCGCTCGTGCTGGACGGGGAGATCGTGGCGTTCGACGCTGCGGGCGCGATCTCGTTCGCTGCCCTCCAGCAACGGATGCACGTACGCGGGGCGTCTGCCGTCCGGCAGCTGATGGCCTCGGTCCCGGTGTCACTGCTGCTGTTCGACGCGCTGTCGATCGGCGGCCGGTCGCTGCTGGACCTCCCGTACTCCTCGCGGCGGGCCGAGCTCGAGTCGCTCGGGTTGTCGGGGCCGTCGTGGGACGTGCCGCCGGCGTTCTCGGGTGGAGGCGGGGCTGCGGCGCTGGAGCTGTCGCGGGCTCAGCGGCTGGAGGGCGTGCTGGCGAAGCGCCTGACGTCGGTCTACGAGCCGGGGCGGCGGTCCGCGGACTGGCTGAAGATCAAGCACTTCGCGACCCAGGAGGTCGTCATCGGCGGGTGGAAGCCGGGGGAGGGGCGGCGATCGGGCGCGATCGGCTCGCTGCTCTGCGGGCTGCCGGTGGCCGGCGGTGGGCTGCGGTACGTCGGTAACGTCGGCACGGGGTTCTCGTCGGCGGCTCTTGATTCCGCTTTGGCTTTGCTGCGGCCTCTCGAGGTCGCGGCGTCGCCGTTCGTGGACGAGGTGCCGTCGCTGCAGCGGCGCGGCGCGCACTGGGTGCGGCCCGAGCTCGTCGGCGAGGTCGCGTACGGCAACTGGACCCCGGATGGCCGGCTGCGGCACCCGTCCTGGCGCGGCTGGCGGCCGGACAAGAGTCCGGGCGACGTCGTCAAGGAGTGA
- a CDS encoding DNA cytosine methyltransferase codes for MTTAPVAVSLFSGAGGLDLGAENAGAQVAAAVEHNPDAVATMEKNFTHLRGGVIQRDILQTSTEELLGAAEVDAVGGLDLLIGGPPCTPFSKSGFWLEWKRAGLDPGASLLQAYTRVLAESRPRAFVLENVYALTYNNRASRPAYERLQREIAEAGYDFHARVLNAADFGVPQARPRLFVIGVPEGHRLPDFPEPTHGGSWERRQSGKSGKPHVTTGMALEGVIADPEPEEVLRGQYGHLLEEIPPGDNYLYFTAQRGYPAPKFEWRSRYWSFLLKLHPDKPSPTIQAQPGPNVGPFHWDSRRLRVPEVKRLFTFPDEFEFVGSRSSVQAQLGNSVPPLLAQRVVESVLQVL; via the coding sequence ATGACCACGGCACCAGTAGCCGTCTCGCTTTTCTCTGGTGCTGGTGGACTTGACCTCGGAGCTGAAAACGCTGGCGCACAGGTTGCGGCCGCCGTCGAGCACAATCCGGACGCGGTGGCCACAATGGAGAAGAACTTCACGCATCTCCGCGGCGGGGTGATTCAACGGGACATTTTGCAAACGTCGACCGAAGAGCTGCTAGGGGCAGCGGAGGTCGACGCGGTTGGTGGTCTTGATCTACTTATTGGTGGACCCCCCTGCACGCCGTTCTCTAAGAGTGGCTTTTGGCTGGAGTGGAAGCGCGCCGGTCTCGATCCGGGGGCCTCCCTCTTGCAGGCGTACACCCGCGTACTCGCGGAGTCGCGGCCGCGGGCCTTCGTGCTCGAGAACGTCTACGCTCTCACCTACAACAATCGTGCGTCGCGGCCTGCCTATGAGCGGCTTCAGCGCGAGATTGCTGAAGCTGGTTACGATTTCCACGCCCGCGTGCTGAACGCAGCGGATTTCGGTGTACCGCAGGCAAGACCCAGATTGTTCGTCATCGGTGTCCCAGAAGGCCACCGTCTTCCCGACTTCCCAGAGCCAACGCACGGTGGTTCATGGGAGCGGCGGCAGTCGGGGAAATCCGGTAAGCCCCATGTGACCACGGGCATGGCGCTTGAAGGTGTAATTGCAGATCCTGAGCCGGAGGAGGTGTTGCGCGGACAGTATGGGCACCTCCTGGAGGAAATTCCGCCAGGCGACAATTACCTATACTTTACTGCTCAACGAGGTTACCCTGCTCCGAAGTTCGAGTGGCGGAGTAGGTACTGGTCCTTCCTGCTGAAGCTGCACCCCGACAAGCCTTCTCCAACCATTCAAGCACAGCCTGGACCGAACGTTGGCCCCTTCCACTGGGACAGCCGTCGACTACGGGTCCCGGAGGTGAAGAGGCTATTCACGTTCCCAGACGAGTTCGAGTTCGTGGGGTCTCGCAGCAGTGTGCAGGCTCAGCTCGGAAACTCTGTCCCTCCGTTGCTCGCTCAGAGGGTGGTTGAGTCCGTCCTGCAGGTCTTGTAG
- the lexA gene encoding transcriptional repressor LexA, with the protein MGVREIPDGPADADGLTPRQRKVLDVIKHSVERRGYPPSVREIGEAVGLTSPSSVAHQLSSLQKKGFLRRDPNRPRAIEVVMPDPAVPAYDPTAEGDDRPMPSYVPLVGRIAAGGPILAEQAIEDVFPLPRRLVGDGQLFLLEVRGDSMVEAAICDGDWVVVRQQPVADKGDIVAAMIEGEATVKTYTRKDGHVWLLPHNSAYEPIPGDDATVLGRVVAVLRKV; encoded by the coding sequence GTGGGCGTGCGAGAGATCCCGGACGGACCGGCGGACGCGGACGGCCTGACGCCGCGCCAGCGCAAGGTCCTCGACGTGATCAAGCACAGCGTCGAGCGCCGCGGCTACCCGCCGAGCGTGCGCGAGATCGGCGAGGCCGTGGGCCTCACCAGCCCGAGCAGCGTCGCCCACCAGCTCAGCTCGCTGCAGAAGAAGGGCTTCCTGCGCCGCGACCCGAACCGCCCGCGGGCGATCGAGGTCGTCATGCCGGACCCCGCGGTCCCGGCGTACGACCCGACGGCCGAGGGCGACGACCGGCCGATGCCGAGCTACGTGCCGCTCGTGGGCCGCATCGCGGCCGGCGGCCCGATCCTCGCCGAGCAGGCGATCGAGGACGTGTTCCCGCTCCCCCGCCGGCTCGTCGGCGACGGGCAGCTCTTCCTGCTCGAGGTCCGCGGCGACTCGATGGTCGAAGCCGCGATCTGCGACGGCGACTGGGTCGTCGTGCGCCAGCAGCCGGTCGCCGACAAGGGCGACATCGTCGCGGCGATGATCGAGGGCGAGGCGACCGTCAAGACCTACACGCGCAAGGACGGGCACGTGTGGCTGCTACCGCACAACAGCGCCTACGAGCCGATCCCCGGCGACGACGCGACGGTCCTCGGCCGGGTTGTGGCCGTGCTGCGCAAGGTCTGA
- a CDS encoding type II restriction endonuclease, giving the protein MSQVDATDLCGWLRATCGSYSYQLTGVLRSSNTVDLAWPLIAIDAADLASQLADRGQLMPLPKEPAALANVLEVSIVDFLLDRVVRVAGAGARRGTERGYPDLEIFGSAFGGGFHAVDVKIAQRKVLKRKASTQTQSRITLYTGNTYFRYPDVQWPGTFRAFREYASHLDVVGIYTLDDTSPGRVRDLEIIVQPPWRIASKQRSSTTREYIGAVMGLEDLRSGTGEFSSEAEFYRFWKAYKFKIGPAVQHQLDKIIAERSSSPDTPPPTEPLF; this is encoded by the coding sequence ATGAGCCAAGTCGACGCTACCGACCTTTGTGGGTGGTTGCGTGCCACCTGCGGAAGTTACAGCTACCAGCTGACAGGTGTCCTGCGCTCCTCCAACACGGTGGATCTGGCATGGCCACTCATCGCAATTGACGCGGCCGACCTCGCCTCTCAGCTCGCGGACAGGGGGCAGTTGATGCCGCTGCCCAAGGAGCCGGCGGCATTGGCAAACGTTCTTGAAGTGAGCATTGTTGATTTCCTACTCGATCGCGTGGTGCGGGTCGCTGGCGCCGGGGCCCGGCGAGGAACCGAACGAGGCTATCCAGATTTGGAGATCTTTGGCTCCGCGTTCGGTGGCGGCTTCCACGCCGTCGACGTCAAGATTGCGCAGCGGAAAGTTCTGAAGCGGAAGGCGAGCACACAGACACAAAGCAGAATCACGTTGTACACGGGAAACACGTACTTCAGGTACCCCGACGTCCAATGGCCCGGAACCTTCCGGGCATTTAGGGAATACGCTAGCCATCTCGACGTTGTTGGTATCTATACCCTTGATGACACCTCTCCGGGTAGAGTTCGCGATTTGGAGATAATCGTCCAACCCCCTTGGCGGATTGCGAGCAAACAACGCTCTTCGACGACCAGGGAGTACATCGGAGCCGTGATGGGTCTCGAGGACCTGCGGAGCGGTACCGGAGAGTTCTCGTCAGAAGCAGAATTCTATCGCTTCTGGAAAGCGTACAAGTTTAAGATCGGACCGGCCGTCCAACATCAACTCGACAAAATCATCGCCGAGCGGAGTTCATCGCCTGATACCCCGCCGCCAACCGAACCCCTATTCTGA
- the nrdR gene encoding transcriptional regulator NrdR, which yields MHCPFCRHPDSRVIDSRTLDDGTGVRRRRQCPECGRRFTTMESASIAVVKRSGVTEPFSRPKVLAGVRKACQGRPVTEDDLALLAQRVEETIRASGCAEIDAHEVGLAVLEPLRELDEVAYLRFASVYRAFESLEDFEAAIALLRAEREALGLEPAAT from the coding sequence ATGCACTGCCCGTTCTGCCGCCACCCCGACTCCCGCGTCATCGACAGTCGCACCCTCGACGACGGCACCGGCGTGCGCCGGCGTCGGCAGTGCCCGGAGTGCGGCCGCCGCTTCACGACCATGGAGAGCGCGAGCATCGCCGTGGTCAAGCGCTCCGGCGTCACCGAGCCGTTCAGCCGGCCCAAGGTGCTCGCCGGGGTCCGGAAGGCCTGCCAGGGCCGCCCGGTCACCGAGGACGACCTGGCCCTGCTCGCCCAGCGGGTCGAGGAGACCATCCGGGCCTCCGGCTGCGCCGAGATCGACGCGCACGAGGTCGGCCTGGCCGTCCTGGAGCCGCTGCGCGAGCTCGACGAGGTCGCGTACCTCAGGTTCGCCAGCGTCTACCGCGCGTTCGAGTCGCTCGAGGACTTCGAGGCAGCCATCGCGCTGCTCCGGGCGGAGCGCGAGGCCCTCGGCCTCGAGCCCGCCGCCACCTGA
- a CDS encoding DUF7002 family protein, whose product MDPLARHPVLWHVAFTESWPSIQEHGLLSAAAIVKRWQVPADQADQLLAQRRPEIVRLEHPVHGVAVLRDQAPIQESRLQSDLRDGMTVEDWFRLLNSFVFLYPTEEGARQLAEKYSEQADVTLLRLRTSSLLNEYRSTLRLTSINTGATRFSVPRGRATFSSVNGFRKDRVAEVAVQEQVYDLDAHLLSVEHLPQQVAAE is encoded by the coding sequence GTGGACCCTCTCGCTCGTCACCCCGTCCTGTGGCACGTCGCCTTCACGGAGTCGTGGCCCAGCATCCAGGAGCACGGCCTCCTCAGCGCCGCCGCGATCGTGAAGCGCTGGCAGGTGCCGGCCGACCAGGCTGACCAGCTGCTCGCCCAGCGCCGGCCCGAGATCGTGCGCCTGGAGCACCCCGTGCACGGGGTGGCCGTGCTCCGCGACCAGGCCCCGATCCAGGAGAGCCGGCTGCAGTCGGACCTGCGCGACGGGATGACGGTCGAGGACTGGTTCCGGCTGCTCAACAGCTTCGTCTTCCTCTACCCGACCGAGGAGGGCGCGCGTCAGCTGGCCGAGAAGTACTCGGAGCAGGCTGACGTCACCCTCCTGCGGCTCCGGACCTCGAGCCTGCTCAACGAGTACCGCTCGACCCTGCGCCTCACCTCCATCAACACCGGCGCCACGCGCTTCTCCGTCCCGCGCGGACGCGCAACGTTCTCCTCGGTCAACGGGTTCCGGAAGGACCGGGTCGCCGAGGTGGCGGTCCAGGAGCAGGTCTACGACCTCGACGCCCACCTGCTGAGCGTGGAGCACCTCCCGCAGCAGGTCGCGGCGGAGTAG
- a CDS encoding PKD domain-containing protein has protein sequence MSECGSVCGPGGGADVKGGTGTPGDTPDPSLPGHHAPGPVSDWTEHAWVVACPENTPGNNINVDCPGAHADCPPPDLRMWRWERPHSVTDGVGGWTRTDAVDCRSLTEPDPPPRATPAEIAEAVKHLPFPRAVVHVQPDDRTVMGLETIFWTRVESQSWSDVVVAGEAIDVRASASTYTWDFGDGAVRTSTSPGAPYPDQDVTHAYRTAGETEHVHVTVRWQAEYRHAGESTWEQVPDRIDGEGLVADVPVAAAHSQLIEDPV, from the coding sequence GTGTCGGAGTGCGGCAGTGTCTGCGGCCCGGGCGGTGGCGCTGACGTCAAGGGCGGCACGGGCACCCCGGGCGACACGCCTGACCCGTCCCTCCCTGGCCACCACGCCCCCGGCCCCGTCTCCGACTGGACGGAGCACGCCTGGGTCGTCGCCTGCCCCGAGAACACCCCGGGCAACAACATCAACGTCGACTGCCCTGGCGCCCACGCGGACTGCCCGCCGCCCGACCTGCGCATGTGGCGCTGGGAGCGGCCGCACTCGGTCACCGACGGCGTGGGCGGGTGGACGCGTACCGACGCCGTCGACTGCCGCAGCCTCACCGAGCCGGACCCGCCGCCCCGGGCGACGCCCGCCGAGATCGCGGAGGCGGTGAAGCACCTGCCGTTCCCGCGGGCCGTGGTCCACGTGCAGCCGGACGACCGCACCGTGATGGGGCTGGAGACCATCTTCTGGACCCGCGTCGAGTCGCAGTCGTGGAGCGACGTCGTCGTCGCGGGTGAGGCGATCGACGTGCGGGCGTCCGCGAGCACGTACACCTGGGACTTCGGGGACGGTGCGGTCAGGACGAGCACGAGCCCGGGTGCGCCGTACCCCGACCAGGACGTCACCCACGCGTACCGCACCGCCGGCGAGACCGAGCACGTGCACGTGACGGTGCGCTGGCAGGCGGAGTACCGGCACGCGGGCGAGTCCACGTGGGAGCAGGTGCCCGACCGCATCGACGGCGAGGGACTCGTCGCCGATGTGCCCGTCGCCGCGGCGCACAGTCAGCTCATCGAAGACCCCGTGTAG
- a CDS encoding vitamin B12-dependent ribonucleotide reductase translates to MERIYTTPGVHPYDEVTWERRDVVQTNWKTGETIFEQKGVEFPDSWSINASTIVTTKYFRGALGTDVREWSLKQLLDRVVLTYTKAGKDFGYFATDEDAEVFEHELTWMLLHQVFSFNSPVWFNVGTSSPQQVSACFILSVDDSMDSILNWYREEGLIFKGGSGAGLNLSRIRSSKELLSSGGTASGPVSFMRGADASAGTIKSGGATRRAAKMVVLDVDHPDIREFVQTKAREEDKIRALRDAGFDMDLGGADITSVQYQNANNSVRVTDEFMRAVEAGTEFGLRSRTDGSVIETVDARQLWREIAQAAWECADPGIQYDDTINAWHTNPETGRITASNPCSEYMSLDNSSCNLASLNLMKFLRDDDTFDAETFKKAVEVVITAMDISICFADFPTEPIGDTTRKYRQLGIGYANLGSLLMATGHGYDSPGGQALAATITSLMTGTAYKRSAELAGVVGAYEGYARNEAAHKRVMRKHAAANDLIRTLDATDGAVHALATQVWQESLAIGEKNGWRNAQASVLAPTGTIGFMMDCDTTGIEPDFSLVKFKKLVGGGSMQIVNQTVPRALRKMGYTQETIEAIVEYIAEHGHVVDAPGLKREHYEVFDCAIGERAIAPMGHVRMMAAVQPFLSGAISKTVNMPETATVEEIEDVYFQGWKYGLKALAIYRDNCKVGQPLSDGKAKKDAAPAAAEVAAPAPVVEYRPTRKRLPKSRPSLTTSFRVGGAEGYMTAGSYPDDGLGEVFLKLGKQGSTLAGVMDAFSIAVSIGLQYGVPLETYVEKFTNLRFEPAGLTDDPDVRMAQSIMDYIFRRLALDYLDFETRSELGIYTATERSRQLETGSYEEVADTSGDLEDELETYAQSAPVAQAPAAPAPKAAAPAPVTVHSSAELMQQQYGLTADAPLCMSCGTKMRPAGSCYVCEGCGSTSGCS, encoded by the coding sequence ATGGAGCGCATCTACACGACTCCGGGCGTGCACCCGTACGACGAGGTGACCTGGGAGCGGCGCGACGTCGTCCAGACCAACTGGAAGACCGGCGAGACGATCTTCGAGCAGAAGGGCGTCGAGTTCCCTGACTCCTGGTCGATCAACGCCTCGACGATCGTCACGACGAAGTACTTCCGCGGCGCGCTCGGCACCGACGTGCGCGAGTGGAGCCTCAAGCAGCTGCTCGACCGCGTCGTGCTGACCTACACCAAGGCCGGCAAGGACTTCGGCTACTTCGCGACCGACGAGGACGCGGAGGTCTTCGAGCACGAGCTGACGTGGATGCTGCTGCACCAGGTCTTCTCGTTCAACAGCCCGGTGTGGTTCAACGTCGGCACGAGCTCGCCGCAGCAGGTCAGCGCCTGCTTCATCCTCTCCGTCGACGACTCGATGGACTCGATCCTCAACTGGTACCGCGAGGAGGGGCTGATCTTCAAGGGCGGCTCCGGCGCGGGCCTCAACCTCTCCCGCATCCGCTCGAGCAAGGAGCTGCTGTCCTCCGGCGGTACCGCGAGCGGGCCGGTCTCCTTCATGCGCGGTGCGGACGCCTCCGCGGGCACGATCAAGTCCGGTGGCGCGACCCGCCGCGCGGCGAAGATGGTCGTCCTCGACGTCGACCACCCCGACATCCGCGAGTTCGTGCAGACCAAGGCGCGCGAGGAGGACAAGATCCGCGCGCTGCGCGACGCCGGGTTCGACATGGACCTCGGCGGCGCGGACATCACCTCGGTGCAGTACCAGAACGCCAACAACTCGGTCCGGGTCACCGACGAGTTCATGCGCGCGGTCGAGGCCGGCACGGAGTTCGGGCTGCGCTCGCGCACCGACGGCAGCGTCATCGAGACGGTCGACGCGCGGCAGCTGTGGCGCGAGATCGCGCAGGCGGCGTGGGAGTGCGCCGACCCCGGCATCCAGTACGACGACACCATCAACGCCTGGCACACCAACCCCGAAACCGGCCGCATCACCGCGTCCAACCCGTGCTCGGAGTACATGTCGCTCGACAACTCGTCGTGCAACCTCGCCTCGCTCAACCTCATGAAGTTCCTGCGCGACGACGACACCTTCGACGCCGAGACCTTCAAGAAGGCCGTCGAGGTCGTCATCACGGCGATGGACATCTCCATCTGCTTCGCGGACTTCCCGACCGAGCCCATCGGCGACACGACCCGCAAGTACCGCCAGCTCGGCATCGGCTACGCCAACCTCGGCTCGCTGCTCATGGCGACCGGCCACGGCTACGACTCCCCCGGGGGCCAGGCGCTCGCCGCGACCATCACCTCGCTGATGACCGGCACCGCCTACAAGCGCTCGGCCGAGCTCGCCGGCGTCGTCGGCGCGTACGAGGGCTACGCCCGCAACGAGGCCGCCCACAAGCGCGTCATGCGCAAGCACGCGGCGGCCAACGACCTGATCCGTACGCTCGACGCGACGGACGGCGCGGTGCACGCGCTCGCGACGCAGGTGTGGCAGGAGTCGCTCGCGATCGGCGAGAAGAACGGCTGGCGCAACGCGCAGGCCTCGGTCCTCGCGCCCACCGGCACCATCGGCTTCATGATGGACTGCGACACCACCGGCATCGAGCCCGACTTCTCGCTGGTGAAGTTCAAGAAGCTCGTCGGCGGCGGCTCGATGCAGATCGTCAACCAGACGGTGCCGCGCGCGCTGCGCAAGATGGGCTACACGCAGGAGACCATCGAGGCGATCGTCGAGTACATCGCCGAGCACGGCCACGTCGTCGACGCCCCCGGCCTCAAGCGCGAGCACTACGAGGTCTTCGACTGCGCCATCGGCGAGCGCGCGATCGCGCCCATGGGCCACGTGCGCATGATGGCCGCGGTGCAGCCGTTCCTCTCCGGCGCGATCTCGAAGACGGTCAACATGCCGGAGACGGCGACCGTCGAGGAGATCGAGGACGTCTACTTCCAGGGCTGGAAGTACGGCCTGAAGGCTCTCGCCATCTACAGGGACAACTGCAAGGTCGGCCAGCCGCTCTCGGACGGCAAGGCGAAGAAGGACGCGGCTCCGGCCGCTGCCGAGGTCGCCGCGCCGGCTCCGGTCGTGGAGTATCGCCCGACCCGCAAGCGCCTGCCGAAGTCGCGCCCGTCGCTGACGACCTCGTTCCGCGTCGGCGGCGCCGAGGGCTACATGACGGCCGGGTCCTACCCCGACGACGGCCTCGGCGAGGTCTTCCTCAAGCTTGGCAAGCAGGGCTCGACCCTCGCCGGCGTGATGGACGCCTTCTCGATCGCGGTGTCGATCGGCCTGCAGTACGGCGTGCCGCTCGAGACCTACGTCGAGAAGTTCACCAACCTGCGCTTCGAGCCGGCAGGCCTCACCGACGACCCCGACGTGCGCATGGCGCAGTCGATCATGGATTACATCTTCCGTCGCCTCGCGCTCGACTACCTCGACTTCGAGACGCGCTCCGAGCTTGGCATCTACACGGCCACGGAGCGATCGCGTCAGCTCGAGACCGGGTCGTACGAGGAGGTCGCCGACACCTCCGGTGACCTCGAGGACGAGCTGGAGACGTACGCGCAGTCGGCTCCCGTGGCTCAGGCTCCCGCTGCGCCCGCTCCGAAGGCGGCGGCTCCGGCTCCCGTGACAGTGCACTCGTCGGCCGAGCTCATGCAGCAGCAGTACGGGCTCACCGCTGACGCGCCGCTGTGCATGAGCTGCGGGACGAAGATGAGGCCGGCTGGATCGTGCTACGTGTGCGAGGGGTGCGGGAGCACCAGCGGCTGCAGCTGA